The Blautia hydrogenotrophica DSM 10507 genome window below encodes:
- a CDS encoding aspartate aminotransferase family protein, giving the protein MGRQFSLEPRNVKLVDTKYRKIKTQIPNPESTSLVRRMRTCEPVSMSGQPVIVWDAAKGCQVYDKSGNCWIDFSSGVVVTNAGHCNPEVQKAILETVEHGLLHSYCFPTEQRGRLEMRISELVPIPDNRVFLLTTGAESTECAIKLARTYGALKSDTKIKIVTFEDAFHGRTMGSQQAGGSPAGKAWIKNLDKDILQVPFPNAFKYQWADEKDEDYSDDRCFAMFLKSLEDAGVNPKEIAGVMTETFQGGWCQLMPKGFVQRLRKFCTEHDILLIFDEVQAGFGRTGKMFGFLHAEVTPDLICCGKGISSSLPLSCVVGRSDVMNLYGPNQMTSTHTGNPVCSAAALASMNYIVGHGLVENAAKMGEVCEKKLREIQRRYPDHIGFVCGVGLAWAVIFTKPGTKEMDCETACDVVERSFEKGLLFFAPVGSGATIKVCPPLMISEEILREGLDTFEEAVSEVLG; this is encoded by the coding sequence ATGGGGAGACAATTTTCATTGGAACCAAGAAATGTAAAACTAGTTGATACAAAATATAGGAAAATCAAGACACAGATTCCGAATCCAGAGTCTACAAGTTTGGTGCGTCGGATGAGAACGTGTGAGCCAGTATCCATGAGCGGGCAGCCAGTGATTGTTTGGGATGCAGCAAAGGGGTGTCAGGTGTACGATAAATCAGGGAATTGTTGGATTGATTTTTCGTCTGGAGTAGTCGTGACGAATGCCGGGCACTGTAATCCAGAAGTACAAAAGGCAATTTTAGAGACGGTGGAACATGGGCTTTTGCACAGTTACTGCTTCCCGACGGAACAAAGAGGGAGGCTAGAGATGCGAATCTCTGAGCTGGTTCCGATTCCGGATAACCGAGTATTTCTTTTGACTACGGGTGCGGAGAGTACCGAGTGTGCCATTAAGCTGGCGCGTACATATGGAGCTTTAAAAAGCGATACTAAGATTAAAATTGTGACGTTTGAGGATGCTTTTCACGGCAGGACGATGGGCTCGCAGCAAGCGGGAGGAAGTCCGGCGGGAAAAGCTTGGATTAAAAATTTGGATAAAGATATCCTGCAGGTTCCTTTTCCAAACGCTTTTAAATATCAATGGGCAGACGAGAAGGATGAGGATTATTCGGATGATCGGTGTTTTGCCATGTTTCTGAAAAGCCTAGAGGATGCTGGGGTGAACCCGAAGGAGATCGCCGGCGTCATGACAGAGACCTTCCAGGGGGGATGGTGTCAGCTGATGCCGAAAGGATTTGTGCAAAGACTGAGAAAGTTCTGTACAGAACACGATATTTTATTAATTTTTGATGAAGTTCAGGCGGGATTTGGACGTACTGGAAAAATGTTTGGCTTTTTGCATGCTGAGGTGACACCGGATTTAATTTGTTGCGGAAAAGGCATCAGCAGTTCCCTTCCGCTGTCCTGTGTTGTGGGAAGATCAGATGTGATGAATCTATATGGACCGAATCAGATGACTAGCACGCATACGGGAAATCCTGTGTGTTCAGCAGCTGCATTGGCAAGTATGAATTATATTGTTGGCCATGGACTGGTGGAGAATGCTGCAAAAATGGGAGAGGTGTGCGAGAAAAAACTGAGAGAAATTCAGAGAAGATATCCAGATCATATTGGTTTTGTCTGCGGGGTCGGACTGGCATGGGCTGTGATTTTCACAAAACCGGGGACAAAGGAGATGGACTGTGAAACCGCTTGTGATGTGGTGGAGAGGTCTTTTGAGAAAGGCTTACTGTTTTTTGCACCAGTGGGAAGCGGCGCAACGATTAAAGTGTGTCCCCCTTTGATGATTTCAGAAGAAATTCTAAGGGAAGGTTTGGACACCTTTGAGGAAGCAGTAAGCGAAGTGCTGGGATAG
- a CDS encoding sugar kinase, which translates to MNKRFDLLALGEVLLRLSPQGGERLTQGETLNKQVGGAELNVVSGASLLGLHTGIISKLPANSIGIYAKNKIRFCGVSDDYLAYDNSSDARLGVYYYENGSFPRKPGIVYDRLHTSFQKISVFDFSERLYSSARCFHTSGITLALSQLCQDTAIEMIRLFKEHGALISFDVNYRQNLWSGFQAKTCIQQILPLVDIFFCSEDTARLTFDKKGDTKSILKSFTQDYPISIVASTKRVVHSPRFHTFGSVIYDSRTDTFYEEEPYRNIEVIDRVGSGDAYISGVLYGLLSEPQSCQRALEIGNAVSALKNTVFGDLPSFTPQEIDSVIQAHKTPEVQSEMNR; encoded by the coding sequence ATGAACAAAAGGTTTGATCTTCTTGCCCTGGGGGAAGTTTTGCTGAGGCTCTCTCCCCAGGGCGGGGAGCGCCTCACGCAAGGCGAAACTTTAAACAAACAAGTCGGGGGTGCAGAACTAAATGTAGTCTCCGGTGCCTCTTTGTTGGGACTGCATACAGGAATCATCTCAAAACTTCCAGCCAACAGCATTGGCATTTATGCCAAAAATAAAATCCGTTTTTGCGGTGTCAGCGATGACTACCTGGCATACGACAACTCCTCTGATGCACGTTTAGGAGTCTACTACTATGAAAACGGTTCTTTTCCCAGAAAACCCGGCATCGTCTATGACCGGCTACACACGTCTTTTCAAAAGATCTCCGTCTTTGATTTCTCAGAGCGCCTGTATTCCTCAGCCAGATGTTTTCATACCAGCGGCATTACCCTCGCTTTAAGCCAGCTTTGCCAGGACACCGCCATAGAAATGATTCGTCTCTTCAAAGAACACGGGGCACTCATCTCCTTCGATGTAAATTACCGCCAAAATCTGTGGTCCGGTTTCCAGGCCAAAACCTGCATTCAACAGATTCTCCCTCTGGTAGACATCTTTTTTTGTTCTGAAGACACAGCTCGTCTGACCTTCGACAAAAAAGGGGACACGAAATCCATCCTCAAAAGCTTCACCCAAGACTACCCCATCTCCATCGTCGCGTCCACAAAGAGAGTAGTCCACAGTCCCCGTTTCCATACCTTTGGTTCCGTCATCTATGATTCCCGCACAGATACCTTCTATGAAGAGGAACCTTATCGGAACATCGAAGTGATTGACCGAGTCGGCAGCGGCGACGCCTACATATCCGGTGTTCTCTACGGTCTGCTCAGTGAACCCCAAAGCTGTCAGCGTGCCTTAGAAATTGGAAACGCGGTAAGCGCTTTGAAAAACACTGTTTTTGGCGACCTGCCCTCCTTTACCCCTCAGGAGATTGACTCCGTCATCCAAGCCCACAAGACTCCAGAGGTACAGTCTGAGATGAATCGTTGA